From a region of the Thiohalomonas denitrificans genome:
- a CDS encoding sulfurtransferase: MMPRILSLLGACLLSTSALAMELVNTDVLTERLDQVVLIDAESPQDYARAHIPGAVNLHYLELEDADENAETGLPIFPQLAASKFGALGIANDSEVVVYDSGNGRAASAVWYTLRFIGHERVSLLDGGFRKWLEEGRALSQRVSAPEKVVYKPQPKKEWALLTSELDQGDRLIVDARSIAEYSGKEDGGARRGGHIPGAISLPWDRLSGELQTFADEAVMRTVLEEAGITPDREVVTYCNPGIGRSTFLYAALKHLGYDKVRVYPGSWNEWAADTARPIER, from the coding sequence ATGATGCCAAGAATTCTGTCTTTGCTGGGTGCCTGCCTGCTGTCCACGTCGGCGTTGGCAATGGAGCTTGTGAACACCGATGTCCTTACGGAGCGGCTCGATCAGGTGGTATTGATCGACGCCGAGAGTCCACAGGATTATGCCCGCGCCCACATCCCCGGAGCGGTCAACCTTCACTACCTGGAGCTGGAGGATGCCGATGAAAACGCCGAGACCGGGTTGCCCATCTTTCCGCAACTGGCCGCCAGTAAATTCGGTGCGCTGGGGATCGCAAACGATAGCGAGGTGGTGGTCTACGACAGCGGCAACGGCCGCGCAGCCTCCGCAGTTTGGTACACGCTGCGATTTATCGGCCATGAAAGGGTGAGCCTGCTCGACGGCGGCTTCCGCAAATGGCTGGAGGAGGGGCGGGCGCTGAGCCAGAGGGTGTCGGCACCGGAAAAGGTGGTCTATAAACCCCAGCCGAAAAAAGAGTGGGCGCTGCTCACCTCGGAACTCGACCAGGGCGATCGTCTCATCGTCGACGCCCGTTCCATTGCCGAATACAGCGGCAAGGAAGATGGCGGTGCGCGCCGCGGCGGCCATATCCCGGGGGCGATCAGTCTGCCCTGGGATCGACTCTCCGGTGAGTTGCAGACCTTTGCCGACGAGGCCGTCATGCGCACGGTTCTGGAAGAGGCCGGCATCACCCCCGACCGGGAAGTGGTGACTTACTGCAATCCCGGAATCGGCCGCTCGACTTTCCTCTATGCGGCACTCAAACATCTCGGCTACGACAAGGTGCGGGTCTACCCCGGCTCCTGGAACGAGTGGGCCGCCGACACCGCACGCCCCATCGAACGTTAA
- a CDS encoding TlpA family protein disulfide reductase, with protein MAALLLWATAAPGAGLDTSLVRAAGMKPYPVPLTAPAFRLPRLGDDASRTKGNYRGQVVLLNFWASWCPPCREEFPSLERLQEQFEGEEFTVLAVTVADDAVGVERFLGGREVPFDILIDTTERTADAYRAAGVPVTYLLDREGRLLAGKSGPDEWDSPAMVRLIRAAVEEQ; from the coding sequence TTGGCCGCGCTGCTGCTTTGGGCAACCGCCGCGCCTGGTGCGGGCCTCGATACCTCACTGGTCCGTGCCGCCGGTATGAAGCCCTATCCGGTGCCGCTCACGGCTCCGGCCTTTCGGCTGCCGCGGCTGGGAGATGATGCCTCCCGTACCAAGGGCAATTACCGTGGCCAAGTGGTGCTGCTCAATTTTTGGGCGAGCTGGTGCCCGCCCTGCCGGGAGGAGTTTCCCTCACTGGAACGGCTCCAGGAGCAGTTCGAAGGCGAGGAGTTTACCGTACTGGCGGTGACGGTCGCTGACGATGCCGTCGGGGTCGAGCGGTTTCTCGGCGGACGTGAGGTGCCGTTCGACATCCTCATCGACACCACTGAGCGGACGGCCGACGCCTATCGGGCTGCCGGTGTACCGGTCACCTATTTGCTGGACCGCGAAGGGCGCTTGCTCGCGGGTAAAAGCGGTCCCGACGAGTGGGACTCCCCGGCGATGGTGCGTCTGATCCGGGCGGCGGTAGAGGAACAATAG
- a CDS encoding sulfite exporter TauE/SafE family protein — MSLSALIAGLFTGIVLGIFGSGGSIITTPALLYLLSVEPKSAIAMSLGIVAITATITALQHWFKGNVNLKITAVFGLFGIVGTYAGARLGVITPVVVQLSIFALVMYAAAWKMLKPARPHRSAGAAVVEAAEVCSGGRCLVHVAVHGIVVGALTGLVGVGGGFLIVPALVLLSRLPMKQAIGTSLAIVSIKSYAGFAGYMGDVPIDYGLMAVFTAVAIAGSVVGTRFAHRISGDALKRGFAIFLMLVATYILANQIF, encoded by the coding sequence ATGTCGCTTTCCGCCCTTATCGCCGGCCTTTTCACCGGTATCGTTCTCGGTATCTTCGGTAGTGGGGGATCCATTATTACCACCCCCGCCCTGCTCTATCTGCTGAGTGTCGAGCCCAAGTCCGCCATCGCCATGAGCCTCGGCATCGTGGCGATCACCGCTACCATTACGGCGCTGCAGCACTGGTTCAAGGGCAACGTGAACCTCAAGATTACCGCGGTGTTCGGGCTGTTTGGCATCGTCGGTACCTACGCCGGCGCACGATTGGGGGTGATCACACCAGTGGTGGTGCAGCTCTCCATTTTTGCCCTGGTGATGTATGCCGCCGCCTGGAAGATGCTCAAGCCGGCACGCCCGCATCGCTCCGCCGGCGCTGCTGTAGTGGAAGCCGCCGAGGTCTGCTCCGGCGGTCGCTGTCTTGTCCATGTCGCTGTTCACGGCATTGTGGTGGGTGCGCTGACGGGCCTGGTGGGCGTCGGAGGCGGCTTTCTCATCGTGCCTGCACTGGTGCTGCTCTCGCGCCTGCCGATGAAGCAGGCCATCGGTACCTCCCTGGCCATCGTTTCGATCAAATCCTACGCCGGTTTTGCCGGTTACATGGGTGATGTCCCTATCGACTATGGCCTGATGGCGGTGTTCACCGCAGTGGCCATCGCCGGCAGCGTAGTCGGCACCCGTTTCGCCCACCGCATATCCGGCGATGCCCTGAAGCGCGGCTTTGCGATCTTCCTGATGCTGGTAGCCACCTACATCCTGGCCAACCAGATTTTCTGA
- a CDS encoding class I SAM-dependent methyltransferase has translation MYDPTKYEAWYQTPRGAWIAEREFTLMMALLRPQPGTLLDVGAGTGHFSRAFAAAGLDVTALDPSLEMLRFARERGEAGGYILGAAERLPFPDRAFDYASAVTSLCFVPEPEQALAELWRISRRGVILGLLNRHSLLHWQKAGRGGYRGARWDTVDAVRRWVRPLPGVSDFRTGSAILLPSGGPFSRAVERIAPQRLPWGGFLGVCLLKNVA, from the coding sequence ATGTACGATCCCACGAAATATGAGGCCTGGTACCAGACCCCCCGGGGTGCCTGGATTGCAGAGCGGGAATTCACACTGATGATGGCGCTGCTGCGTCCGCAACCCGGCACACTGCTGGACGTGGGAGCCGGTACCGGGCATTTCTCCCGTGCCTTCGCCGCCGCGGGTCTCGATGTCACCGCCCTCGACCCCTCGCTCGAGATGCTGCGCTTCGCCCGGGAGCGGGGCGAAGCGGGTGGGTATATTCTGGGAGCGGCCGAACGACTGCCGTTCCCGGACAGAGCGTTTGACTATGCCTCCGCGGTCACCAGCCTCTGCTTCGTTCCCGAGCCGGAGCAGGCGCTGGCGGAGCTGTGGCGGATCAGCCGTCGCGGGGTGATCCTGGGATTGCTCAACCGGCACAGCCTGCTGCACTGGCAGAAAGCCGGGCGCGGTGGGTACCGGGGTGCCCGCTGGGATACGGTCGATGCCGTGCGCCGCTGGGTGCGTCCTCTCCCGGGGGTTAGCGATTTTCGGACAGGCAGCGCCATCTTGCTGCCGAGCGGCGGGCCGTTTTCGCGGGCGGTGGAACGGATTGCCCCGCAACGGTTGCCCTGGGGCGGATTTCTCGGGGTCTGTTTGTTGAAAAATGTAGCATAA
- a CDS encoding rhodanese-like domain-containing protein, which translates to MEEWILGHELPIRLSFFLGIFGLMALWEIASPRRALSLAKGRRWRANLGIVVFNSVMLRFVFPTAAVGMALFVEQSGWGLFHHYELPFALVVLLAVLLLDFAIYLQHVMFHAVPVLWRLHRMHHADRDYDRVAVSTISPGTRLDAPEPPLLLDVRDDEEFRDAHIGGARHLPLSQLQQRFEELADWRERPIAVICKTDRRSAQAVRMLDAEGFAEPILVKGGMVGWEQAGFPVEGAAQPVAQSSN; encoded by the coding sequence ATGGAAGAGTGGATTCTGGGCCATGAGTTGCCGATCCGGTTGAGCTTTTTTTTGGGGATCTTCGGCCTGATGGCCCTATGGGAGATCGCCTCGCCGCGCCGGGCGCTGTCGCTCGCGAAGGGCCGCCGCTGGCGGGCCAATCTCGGCATCGTGGTTTTCAACAGCGTGATGCTGCGGTTCGTTTTCCCCACCGCGGCGGTCGGTATGGCGCTGTTTGTCGAGCAGTCCGGCTGGGGGCTTTTCCACCACTACGAGCTGCCGTTCGCTCTGGTCGTGCTGCTTGCGGTGCTGCTGCTCGATTTCGCCATCTATCTGCAGCATGTCATGTTCCATGCGGTCCCCGTCCTGTGGCGCCTGCATCGTATGCACCACGCGGACCGCGACTACGACAGGGTGGCGGTGTCGACGATTTCACCCGGAACGCGCCTTGACGCGCCGGAGCCGCCGCTGCTGCTGGATGTGCGCGACGACGAGGAGTTTCGGGACGCTCATATCGGAGGCGCCCGCCACCTGCCGCTTTCGCAATTGCAGCAACGGTTCGAGGAGCTGGCCGACTGGCGGGAGCGCCCCATTGCGGTGATCTGCAAGACCGATCGCCGCTCGGCTCAAGCGGTGCGGATGCTCGATGCCGAGGGGTTCGCCGAGCCGATTCTGGTCAAGGGCGGTATGGTTGGTTGGGAGCAGGCCGGTTTTCCCGTTGAAGGCGCCGCTCAGCCGGTGGCGCAGTCGAGCAACTGA
- a CDS encoding RND transporter produces MKWLDRLPWVPLSIGALLLGLAPFVPEPHLWEKLKMLSDGTLERPIDIFDLVMHGTPVVLLALKAGARVIRP; encoded by the coding sequence ATGAAATGGCTGGACCGTCTGCCTTGGGTTCCCCTCTCCATCGGGGCTCTGCTGCTAGGTCTGGCCCCTTTCGTCCCCGAACCCCACCTCTGGGAGAAGCTCAAAATGCTCAGCGACGGGACCCTGGAGCGGCCCATCGATATCTTCGATTTGGTCATGCATGGCACCCCGGTGGTTCTGCTTGCGTTGAAGGCCGGCGCCAGAGTCATTCGGCCGTGA